A single region of the Paramicrobacterium fandaimingii genome encodes:
- a CDS encoding alpha/beta hydrolase has protein sequence MRKNRARRLAVVAFAAALVVPLSGCFTAFIPPADGEISSSTPKPQPTTTGTTAEEFYAQDVEWSTDSCPSSFECATVRAPMNWDDPEAGEIELALIRSKATGDAQGSLLLNPGGPGGSGYDFVADSLDYAVDADLKKNFDIVGFDPRGVGRSTAVTCYGPAEMDEYLYGLPQNTDVGSDAWIDEMTTSATDFGTACLDNTGPLLEFITTVQAAKDLDLLREVLGDKKLNYLGYSYGTFLGATYAELFPDKVGRLVLDGAIDPSTSNFEVSKSQAKGFEDALTAFLKNCIESNSECAFSGSVDDARETIVDLIESVDESPLKGSDGRMLGASTLITAIILPLYSADSWEYLNLMLTDVMAGDAGNAFYFADQYNGREDDGSYKDNSTEAFMAYNCRDYTYNADPATMEKQAKEINEVAPVFGPYMGYGDISCANWPFTDGAERNEIHADGADPILVVGTTGDPATPYKWAESLAEQLASGQLVTYEGEGHTAYNKGSQCVNDVVDDYLINGTVPDDDPMCS, from the coding sequence ATGAGAAAGAACCGCGCTCGTCGACTGGCTGTCGTGGCGTTTGCCGCCGCACTCGTCGTGCCCCTGAGCGGATGCTTCACCGCGTTCATCCCTCCCGCAGACGGCGAGATCTCGTCGTCAACGCCCAAGCCGCAGCCCACGACGACGGGTACGACGGCCGAAGAGTTCTACGCGCAGGACGTCGAGTGGTCAACGGACTCCTGTCCGTCGAGCTTCGAGTGCGCTACGGTGCGCGCGCCCATGAACTGGGACGACCCGGAGGCGGGCGAGATCGAGCTCGCGCTCATTCGCAGCAAAGCAACGGGCGACGCTCAGGGCTCGCTTCTGCTCAATCCAGGCGGCCCCGGCGGATCGGGCTACGACTTCGTCGCAGACAGCCTCGACTATGCCGTCGACGCCGACCTCAAGAAGAACTTCGACATCGTCGGCTTCGACCCGCGCGGTGTCGGCAGATCGACGGCCGTGACGTGCTATGGGCCCGCTGAAATGGACGAATACCTCTACGGGCTTCCCCAGAACACCGACGTCGGCAGCGATGCGTGGATCGACGAGATGACGACGAGTGCCACCGACTTCGGCACAGCATGCCTCGACAACACGGGTCCGCTGCTCGAATTCATCACAACTGTGCAGGCGGCGAAAGACCTCGACCTGCTGCGCGAGGTTCTGGGCGACAAGAAATTGAACTACCTCGGGTACTCGTACGGAACGTTCCTCGGTGCCACCTACGCCGAGCTGTTTCCCGACAAGGTTGGACGCCTTGTTCTCGATGGCGCCATCGACCCGTCGACGAGCAACTTCGAGGTATCGAAATCGCAGGCGAAGGGCTTCGAAGACGCATTGACCGCCTTTCTGAAGAACTGCATCGAGAGCAACAGCGAGTGCGCGTTCTCGGGCAGCGTCGACGACGCACGCGAGACGATCGTCGATCTGATCGAGTCGGTCGACGAATCGCCGTTGAAGGGGTCAGACGGCCGGATGCTCGGTGCGAGCACGCTGATCACCGCCATCATCCTTCCCCTGTACTCGGCTGACAGCTGGGAGTATCTCAACCTCATGCTCACCGACGTCATGGCGGGGGATGCCGGCAACGCGTTCTACTTCGCCGACCAGTACAACGGGCGCGAAGACGACGGGTCGTACAAAGACAACTCGACAGAGGCATTCATGGCGTACAACTGCCGCGACTACACCTACAACGCCGATCCCGCCACCATGGAGAAGCAGGCGAAGGAGATCAACGAGGTTGCGCCGGTCTTCGGACCGTACATGGGCTACGGCGACATCAGCTGCGCGAATTGGCCCTTCACAGATGGTGCCGAGCGCAACGAGATTCATGCGGACGGCGCCGACCCGATTCTGGTCGTCGGCACGACGGGCGACCCGGCCACTCCGTACAAGTGGGCGGAAAGCCTCGCCGAGCAGCTCGCCTCGGGGCAGCTCGTGACCTACGAGGGTGAAGGGCACACGGCATACAACAAGGGCTCGCAGTGCGTGAACGACGTTGTCGACGACTATCTCATCAACGGCACCGTTCCGGACGACGACCCGATGTGCTCGTAA
- a CDS encoding Rv3654c family TadE-like protein, with product MARVTVHDERGAASVLAVALVAATLIATGILTPLCAAYSARQTAAGAADAAALAAADTASGLVPGIPCEAAHRAAELNGTSLVDCDVTGLVALVRVSTTAVGIPITASARAGPPQL from the coding sequence ATGGCGAGAGTGACCGTGCACGACGAGCGTGGAGCGGCATCCGTTCTCGCGGTTGCCCTTGTCGCGGCGACGCTCATCGCCACGGGTATTCTCACGCCGCTCTGCGCCGCCTACTCGGCGCGTCAGACAGCGGCCGGCGCAGCGGATGCCGCAGCGCTCGCCGCTGCAGATACGGCATCCGGCCTCGTTCCCGGCATACCGTGCGAGGCTGCGCACCGTGCCGCAGAGCTCAACGGGACATCACTTGTCGACTGCGACGTCACCGGCCTCGTCGCCCTCGTGCGCGTGTCGACGACCGCGGTGGGCATTCCCATCACGGCATCAGCGCGAGCCGGGCCGCCTCAGCTGTAG
- a CDS encoding aldose 1-epimerase family protein, which translates to MSAPWNPTGTSFTVARGPSSLIVTEVGATLRDLVLDGVRVAETFAEDAAPTSSQGAVLVPWPNRVRDGRWTLETADGQRTVQQLDLTEPARHNASHGLLRTQGYVVSDSDAASITLSAAIHPQRGYPFSVATSVRYALSDAGLTVTHTITNHGATAAPVGVGTHGYYRIGDIDTDELTLTSSGAALIEVDERMNPVRTVPVPEHKELRAGRRVAELSLDDAYTQLHVSADRVEHELAADDGQTVTVWAEAAFAWVQFYTSDRVRGDGTRSLAIEPMTMPADAFNSGDGVAWVQPGDTWTGCWGVTYRATQ; encoded by the coding sequence ATGAGCGCACCGTGGAATCCCACAGGCACCAGCTTCACCGTCGCCCGCGGGCCCAGCTCGCTTATCGTCACCGAGGTGGGAGCGACGCTGCGCGATCTCGTGCTCGACGGCGTCCGCGTCGCCGAGACCTTCGCCGAAGACGCCGCGCCGACATCATCGCAGGGCGCTGTGCTCGTGCCGTGGCCCAATCGCGTGCGCGATGGCCGGTGGACGCTCGAGACCGCAGACGGTCAACGCACAGTTCAGCAGCTCGACCTCACCGAACCCGCACGCCACAACGCCTCGCACGGCCTGCTGCGCACGCAGGGCTACGTCGTCAGCGACTCGGATGCCGCAAGCATCACGCTCTCGGCCGCCATCCATCCGCAGCGCGGCTACCCGTTCAGCGTGGCAACGTCGGTGCGCTACGCGCTGAGTGACGCCGGGCTCACCGTGACGCACACCATCACCAACCACGGTGCAACGGCCGCTCCCGTCGGCGTCGGCACGCACGGCTACTACCGCATCGGCGACATCGACACCGACGAGCTGACCCTCACGAGCTCTGGCGCCGCGCTTATCGAGGTAGATGAGCGCATGAACCCGGTGCGCACCGTGCCCGTGCCCGAACACAAAGAGCTCAGGGCAGGCCGACGCGTCGCAGAGCTCTCGCTCGACGACGCGTATACGCAGCTTCACGTCTCGGCCGACCGCGTGGAGCATGAACTGGCCGCCGACGATGGCCAGACCGTGACGGTATGGGCTGAAGCGGCCTTCGCGTGGGTGCAGTTCTACACGTCCGATCGCGTGCGCGGCGACGGCACTCGTTCCCTCGCCATCGAGCCCATGACCATGCCCGCAGACGCCTTCAACAGCGGCGACGGTGTGGCGTGGGTGCAGCCGGGCGACACATGGACCGGGTGCTGGGGAGTGACATACCGCGCGACCCAATAG
- the topA gene encoding type I DNA topoisomerase — translation MSGTKKLVIVESPTKMKSIAGYLGEGYEVLSSVGHIRDLAEPKKLPAEVKKGSLGKFAVDIDNGFEPYYVVSDAKKKTVAELKRALKNADELLLATDEDREGEAIAWHLLQVLKPTVPVKRMVFHEITKDAILAAKDHTRDLNISLVDAQETRRILDRVYGYEISPVLWRKVGPGLSAGRVQSAATRLVVDRERERLAFVTASYWDLSAEVTPAGADSRFEAKLVRLDGTRVATGRDFNDAGTLTATVRQLDEAAATALAATLSSDGTAARISNLETKPYSRRPAAPFITSTLQQEAARKLRFSARQTMSVAQSLYENGYITYMRTDSVSLSKQATDAARAQARSLYGDDAVPEKPRLYSGKSKNAQEAHEAIRPSGDTFRTPASLQSSLHGNDFKLYELIWKRTVASQMADAKGQTATVTIEAELQGSDVAKTAELTASGTVITFRGFLAAYEEGQDEVRGDRDKNAKLPPMTEGQTAGLSDVEAKGHETSPPPRYTEASLTKRLEELGIGRPSTYAQILTTIVDRGYVTQRGTALVPNWIAFSVVRLLEEHFSDLVEYDFTAGMEEDLDRIAAGEAKRVDWLGDFYFGNDQHAGLRHVVDNLGEIDAREINSVRIDDQITLRIGKYGPYLEVIDDDATPNAETGEIPVRRINIPEGLAPDELTLAKARELKDAPVIHDRELGQNPESGKTIVVKDGRFGPYVTELEPEPEEPAADAPKKKAKKGPKPRTASLFASMSPETVDLEQALALLSLPRVVGEDPESGEPITAQNGRFGPYLKKGTDSRSLEGEEQIFGIDLDGALAIFAQPKYAGRRASSALKEFDADPESGKPIRVKDGRFGPYVTDGTTNVTIPKGEDPQDMTFDRAVQMLADKRAKGPAKKAPAKKKAPAKKAPAKKSTAKKSTAKKSATSTE, via the coding sequence GTGTCAGGCACGAAGAAGCTGGTCATCGTTGAGTCACCGACCAAGATGAAGTCCATTGCCGGGTATCTGGGCGAGGGCTACGAGGTACTGTCATCTGTCGGGCACATTCGAGATCTTGCGGAGCCCAAAAAGCTCCCCGCCGAGGTCAAGAAGGGCTCGCTCGGCAAGTTCGCCGTCGACATCGACAACGGCTTCGAACCGTACTACGTGGTCTCCGACGCAAAGAAGAAGACGGTAGCCGAACTCAAACGTGCGCTGAAGAACGCCGACGAACTCCTGCTCGCCACTGATGAAGACCGGGAGGGCGAGGCGATCGCGTGGCACCTGCTTCAGGTGCTCAAGCCCACAGTCCCCGTCAAGCGCATGGTGTTCCACGAGATCACCAAAGACGCGATCCTCGCCGCAAAAGACCACACCCGCGACCTCAACATCTCCCTCGTCGACGCGCAAGAGACGCGACGCATTCTCGACCGGGTCTACGGTTACGAGATCTCGCCCGTGCTGTGGCGCAAGGTGGGCCCTGGACTCTCCGCCGGTCGCGTGCAGTCCGCCGCGACGCGCCTCGTCGTCGACCGGGAGCGCGAGCGCCTCGCCTTCGTCACGGCGTCGTACTGGGACCTCTCTGCCGAGGTGACCCCCGCCGGTGCCGACAGCAGATTCGAGGCAAAGCTCGTGCGCCTCGACGGAACGCGCGTCGCCACAGGCCGCGACTTCAACGACGCCGGAACCCTCACAGCGACGGTGCGTCAGCTCGACGAGGCCGCAGCCACAGCGCTCGCCGCGACCCTCAGCTCTGACGGCACCGCCGCGCGCATCTCGAACCTTGAGACCAAGCCCTACTCACGGCGCCCTGCCGCGCCGTTCATTACGTCGACGCTGCAGCAGGAGGCCGCGCGCAAGCTGCGCTTCTCCGCGCGACAGACAATGAGCGTCGCGCAGTCGCTGTACGAGAACGGGTACATCACCTATATGCGCACCGATTCGGTGTCGCTGTCGAAGCAGGCGACGGATGCTGCCCGAGCGCAGGCCCGCTCGCTGTACGGCGACGACGCTGTTCCCGAGAAGCCCCGCCTGTACTCCGGCAAGTCGAAGAACGCGCAGGAGGCTCACGAGGCGATTCGTCCGTCGGGCGACACGTTCCGCACGCCCGCCTCGCTGCAGAGCTCGCTTCACGGCAACGACTTCAAGCTGTACGAGCTCATCTGGAAGCGCACTGTCGCCAGCCAGATGGCCGACGCTAAGGGGCAGACCGCCACGGTCACGATCGAGGCAGAACTGCAGGGCAGCGATGTCGCGAAGACCGCCGAGCTGACGGCATCCGGTACTGTCATCACCTTTCGCGGATTCCTCGCCGCCTACGAAGAAGGTCAAGACGAGGTGCGTGGCGACCGCGACAAGAACGCGAAGCTTCCGCCCATGACCGAGGGGCAGACCGCCGGGCTCTCTGACGTCGAGGCAAAGGGACACGAGACAAGCCCTCCGCCGCGCTACACGGAGGCGAGCCTCACGAAACGGCTCGAAGAGCTCGGCATTGGCCGACCGTCAACCTACGCCCAGATTCTGACGACGATCGTCGACCGCGGCTACGTCACGCAGCGCGGCACCGCACTTGTGCCGAACTGGATCGCGTTCAGCGTCGTGCGACTGCTGGAAGAGCACTTCAGCGACCTCGTCGAATACGATTTCACGGCGGGCATGGAAGAAGATCTTGACCGCATCGCGGCTGGGGAGGCCAAGCGCGTCGATTGGCTCGGCGACTTCTACTTCGGCAACGACCAGCACGCTGGCCTGCGCCACGTCGTCGACAACCTCGGCGAGATCGACGCTCGCGAGATCAACTCGGTGCGCATCGACGACCAGATCACGCTGCGGATCGGCAAGTACGGGCCGTATCTCGAAGTGATCGACGATGACGCCACACCGAATGCCGAGACGGGGGAGATCCCCGTGCGTCGCATCAACATTCCCGAGGGCCTCGCACCAGATGAGCTGACGCTCGCGAAGGCGCGTGAGCTCAAGGATGCTCCCGTCATTCATGATCGTGAGCTCGGGCAGAACCCCGAGAGCGGCAAGACGATCGTCGTGAAGGACGGCCGCTTTGGGCCCTACGTGACCGAGCTCGAACCGGAGCCCGAGGAGCCCGCGGCCGATGCGCCGAAGAAGAAGGCGAAGAAGGGCCCGAAGCCGCGCACGGCCTCGCTTTTCGCATCGATGTCTCCGGAGACCGTCGACCTGGAGCAGGCGCTCGCGTTGTTGAGCCTTCCCCGCGTCGTCGGCGAAGACCCGGAGTCAGGCGAGCCGATCACGGCCCAGAACGGCCGATTCGGACCGTATCTGAAGAAGGGCACAGACTCGCGGTCGCTCGAGGGCGAAGAGCAGATCTTCGGCATCGATCTCGACGGCGCTCTCGCGATCTTCGCTCAGCCGAAGTATGCGGGTCGTCGCGCGTCCAGCGCTCTGAAGGAGTTTGACGCCGACCCCGAGAGCGGCAAGCCGATTCGCGTGAAGGACGGCCGCTTCGGACCGTACGTGACAGACGGCACAACGAACGTCACGATCCCCAAGGGCGAAGACCCGCAGGACATGACCTTCGATCGCGCCGTTCAGATGCTTGCGGACAAGCGCGCGAAGGGCCCGGCGAAGAAGGCTCCGGCCAAGAAGAAGGCTCCCGCCAAGAAGGCTCCCGCCAAGAAGTCGACCGCGAAGAAGTCGACCGCGAAGAAGAGCGCAACGAGCACAGAATGA
- a CDS encoding DNA polymerase III subunit delta', which produces MNAWDDLTGQSGAVEILRSAASGSSSSMTHAWLITGPPGSGRSNIAYAFAAALLSGDPDSDPQTLTQVDSRTHPDLSILRTENVTYKIDDVRSFATTSYFSPSVGRHRVMVIEDADRMTERTSNVLLKALEEPPERTVWVLCAPSDADMLPTIRSRVRTLRLSMPTIDDVAALLQVQLGVDAVTAERAARLAQSHIGMAKRLATDTDALGRRERTLRTALAMHNVTDAVMAAAGMLEIAGDDAKAFTAERDELERAGALRSLGVEPGGTVPPALRSQLKALDDEQKRRATRSLRDGIDRILVDLLSLYRDITMVQLGRDTSIINREFADDLRRAADTTKPARTLHTMDALQQARTRIAGNVAPALALEAALVTAIR; this is translated from the coding sequence GTGAACGCATGGGACGATCTGACGGGGCAATCGGGTGCCGTCGAGATTCTGCGCTCCGCAGCATCCGGTTCGAGCTCGTCGATGACCCATGCATGGCTCATCACCGGGCCGCCCGGGTCAGGCCGCTCAAACATCGCGTACGCGTTCGCCGCGGCGCTGCTCAGCGGCGACCCAGACAGCGACCCGCAGACGCTCACCCAGGTCGACTCGCGCACCCACCCCGACCTGTCGATTCTGCGCACCGAGAATGTCACGTACAAGATCGACGACGTGCGCTCATTTGCAACGACATCGTACTTTTCGCCCTCGGTCGGGCGCCATCGCGTCATGGTGATCGAAGACGCCGATCGCATGACCGAGCGCACCTCCAACGTGCTGCTGAAGGCCCTTGAAGAGCCGCCCGAGCGAACCGTGTGGGTGCTCTGCGCACCCAGCGACGCCGACATGCTCCCCACAATTCGCAGCCGCGTGCGCACCCTGCGCCTCAGCATGCCGACAATCGACGACGTCGCCGCGCTTCTGCAGGTGCAATTAGGGGTGGATGCTGTCACAGCAGAACGTGCAGCGCGCCTCGCGCAGAGCCACATCGGCATGGCAAAACGGCTCGCCACCGACACAGACGCCCTCGGTCGCCGCGAACGCACTCTGCGCACAGCGCTGGCCATGCACAACGTCACCGATGCCGTCATGGCTGCCGCCGGCATGCTCGAGATCGCCGGTGATGACGCCAAGGCATTCACAGCCGAACGCGACGAGCTGGAGCGAGCAGGCGCCCTGCGCTCACTCGGCGTCGAGCCAGGGGGAACGGTGCCGCCCGCACTGCGCAGCCAGCTCAAGGCCCTCGACGACGAGCAGAAGCGTCGCGCCACCCGCAGCCTGCGTGATGGAATCGATCGCATCCTCGTCGATCTGCTCTCGCTGTACCGCGACATCACAATGGTTCAGCTTGGTCGCGACACGTCGATCATCAACCGTGAGTTCGCTGATGACCTGCGTCGCGCCGCCGACACAACGAAGCCGGCACGTACGCTTCACACGATGGATGCGCTCCAGCAGGCCAGAACGCGCATTGCAGGAAACGTCGCACCCGCACTCGCCCTCGAGGCTGCGCTGGTGACGGCAATCCGCTGA
- a CDS encoding heavy metal translocating P-type ATPase, with product MRYCSVMQPTGSYELDVTGMTCASCAMRIEKKLNRLDGVEASVNYATEKARVNVPADYDPQLLIDEVEKTGYGAALPRQNNEKDAEADAPDVELTSLRQRLIGSAVLSVPVIVLAMVPAFQFVYWQWASLALAAPVVVWAGWPFHRAAWMNLRHGAATMDTLVSMGTIAAFLWSLYALFFGTAGVPGMTHEFSFAIERSDGAGNIYLEVAAGVTTFLLAGRYAEKRSKRRAGAALRSLLDMGAKSVAIVRDGVEGRIPIAHLAVGDEFVVRPGEKIATDGRIVSGHSAVDESMLTGESVPVEVMVGDDVTGATVNESGVLTVRASRVGSDTQLAQMATLVENAQSGKAEVQRLADRVSGVFVPIVIGIALVTLAVWLLLGADPVAAFTATVAVLIIACPCALGLATPTALLVGTGRGAQLGILIKGPDVLESTKKVDTIVLDKTGTVTTGIMTITDAVTAPGVDAHELVRLAAAVENGSEHPIARAVVRAAASAALQPVTDFHNVEGLGVRATVSGRDVAVGRARLMVQLGFAADDAVTAATVDAEERGSTAVQVGWDGHVRGVLVIADAVKPSSAAAVAQLRGLGLDVVLLTGDNETVARQVADQVGITRVHADVMPADKVDVVASLQSDGHVVAMVGDGINDAAALATADLGLAMGTGTDVAMNAADITLVRGDLRSAADAIRLSRRTLGTITGNLFWAFAYNVAAIPLAALGLLNPMLAGAAMALSSVFVVGNSLRLRRFASAAH from the coding sequence ATGCGGTACTGTAGCGTCATGCAGCCAACGGGAAGTTATGAACTCGACGTCACCGGCATGACGTGCGCGTCTTGTGCCATGCGCATCGAAAAGAAGCTCAACCGCTTGGACGGCGTTGAGGCCAGCGTCAACTACGCGACAGAGAAGGCGCGCGTGAACGTTCCCGCCGATTACGACCCGCAGCTGCTCATCGACGAGGTCGAGAAGACCGGGTACGGAGCCGCGCTTCCACGGCAGAATAACGAGAAGGATGCCGAGGCAGACGCCCCGGACGTCGAGCTCACGAGCCTGAGGCAGCGGCTCATCGGCTCTGCCGTGCTGTCGGTTCCCGTGATCGTTCTCGCCATGGTTCCCGCGTTTCAATTCGTTTACTGGCAGTGGGCATCGCTCGCCCTCGCCGCCCCCGTCGTCGTGTGGGCCGGCTGGCCATTTCACCGCGCTGCCTGGATGAACCTGCGGCACGGCGCAGCCACAATGGACACGCTCGTATCGATGGGCACCATTGCCGCATTTCTCTGGTCGCTGTACGCGCTGTTCTTCGGCACGGCGGGCGTGCCCGGCATGACGCACGAGTTCTCGTTCGCGATCGAGCGCTCCGACGGCGCCGGCAACATCTATCTCGAGGTCGCCGCCGGCGTCACCACGTTCCTCCTCGCCGGCCGTTATGCCGAGAAACGATCGAAGCGTCGCGCGGGCGCTGCGCTGAGGTCACTGCTCGACATGGGAGCGAAGTCCGTTGCCATCGTGCGCGATGGCGTCGAAGGCCGCATCCCGATAGCGCACCTTGCCGTCGGTGATGAGTTCGTCGTGCGGCCAGGCGAGAAGATCGCCACCGACGGTCGCATCGTCAGCGGGCATTCGGCCGTTGACGAATCGATGCTCACCGGCGAGTCGGTTCCCGTCGAAGTGATGGTCGGCGACGACGTCACGGGGGCGACAGTCAACGAGTCTGGAGTGCTCACCGTGCGCGCCTCCCGCGTCGGCTCCGACACGCAGCTGGCACAGATGGCGACGCTCGTCGAGAATGCGCAATCGGGCAAGGCCGAGGTTCAGCGGCTGGCCGACCGCGTCTCGGGGGTCTTTGTTCCCATCGTGATCGGCATCGCCCTCGTCACCCTCGCAGTCTGGCTTCTGCTCGGGGCCGATCCCGTGGCCGCGTTCACCGCAACGGTCGCCGTGCTCATCATCGCCTGCCCCTGCGCGCTCGGGCTCGCCACCCCGACAGCGCTTCTCGTCGGCACGGGCCGCGGCGCCCAGCTCGGCATCCTCATCAAGGGGCCAGACGTTCTCGAGTCGACGAAGAAGGTCGACACGATCGTTCTCGACAAAACAGGAACAGTCACAACGGGAATAATGACAATAACGGATGCCGTCACCGCCCCCGGCGTCGATGCGCACGAGCTCGTGCGTCTCGCCGCAGCCGTGGAGAACGGCTCTGAGCACCCCATCGCCCGCGCCGTCGTGCGTGCAGCGGCATCCGCCGCCCTTCAGCCAGTGACGGACTTTCACAACGTCGAGGGTCTCGGGGTGCGCGCAACAGTATCCGGACGCGACGTGGCGGTGGGGCGCGCGCGGCTGATGGTGCAACTTGGCTTCGCTGCAGACGACGCCGTCACCGCGGCGACCGTCGATGCGGAAGAGCGGGGGAGCACAGCGGTGCAGGTCGGCTGGGACGGCCACGTGCGCGGTGTGCTCGTGATCGCCGATGCCGTGAAGCCCTCGAGCGCCGCCGCCGTCGCCCAGCTGCGCGGCCTCGGGCTCGACGTCGTGCTGCTGACCGGCGACAACGAGACGGTCGCAAGGCAGGTGGCCGACCAGGTGGGAATTACGCGGGTGCACGCCGACGTCATGCCGGCAGACAAGGTCGACGTCGTCGCGTCGCTGCAGAGTGACGGCCACGTTGTCGCGATGGTCGGCGATGGAATCAACGACGCCGCAGCGCTCGCGACCGCCGATCTCGGGCTGGCCATGGGCACGGGTACCGACGTCGCGATGAACGCCGCAGATATCACTCTGGTACGGGGCGACCTGCGCAGCGCGGCCGATGCCATTCGTCTTTCACGCCGCACGCTCGGCACGATCACGGGAAATCTCTTCTGGGCCTTCGCCTACAACGTCGCCGCGATTCCGCTCGCCGCCCTCGGCCTGCTGAACCCGATGCTCGCCGGCGCGGCAATGGCGCTGTCGAGCGTATTCGTCGTCGGCAACAGCCTTCGCCTTCGCCGCTTCGCGTCGGCCGCCCACTGA
- a CDS encoding Gfo/Idh/MocA family protein — translation MSTPHALRWGILAPGGIARSFTSDLLLNGFTVAAVGSRSLERSRAFAEEFGIARAHGTYAELLADPEVDAVYVASPHSFHSEQATRALTAGKHVLVEKPFTVNEDEARGIVELAEERRLVVLEAMWTRYLPHMRRVREVIAEGTLGEIVAVTADHTQHIDVGPQHRMMDPNLGGGALLDLGIYPLSFVVDVLGLPARIDATAQLTATGVDAQVSAVLSYDTGAMATTFSSLRGAGPNQASIIGTDARIDLDRVWYTATSFRTTTTAGDVLEEFTSEVSGRGMHYQALELERLVAAGETAGSILSPRESVEIMGVLDEVRRQIGVIYPSEH, via the coding sequence ATGTCGACACCGCACGCACTGCGCTGGGGCATCCTCGCCCCCGGAGGAATTGCCCGCAGCTTCACCTCGGATCTTCTGCTGAACGGGTTCACCGTCGCCGCCGTCGGCTCGCGATCTCTCGAGCGTTCTCGCGCCTTTGCTGAGGAGTTCGGCATCGCGCGTGCGCACGGTACGTACGCGGAGCTTCTCGCCGATCCCGAGGTCGATGCGGTGTACGTGGCATCGCCGCACAGCTTTCACTCCGAGCAGGCGACGCGTGCCCTCACGGCGGGCAAGCACGTGCTCGTCGAGAAGCCCTTCACCGTGAACGAAGACGAGGCACGCGGCATCGTCGAGCTGGCGGAGGAGCGCAGGCTCGTCGTGCTTGAGGCGATGTGGACCCGCTACCTTCCGCATATGCGGCGCGTGCGCGAGGTCATCGCCGAAGGCACTCTCGGCGAGATCGTCGCCGTCACGGCCGATCACACGCAGCACATCGATGTCGGCCCGCAACATCGCATGATGGACCCGAACCTCGGCGGGGGAGCGCTTCTCGATCTCGGCATCTACCCGCTCTCGTTCGTCGTCGACGTTCTCGGACTTCCCGCCCGCATCGACGCGACGGCGCAGCTGACAGCCACCGGCGTCGACGCTCAGGTCTCTGCCGTGCTCAGCTACGACACCGGGGCGATGGCGACGACGTTCAGCTCGCTGCGCGGGGCGGGCCCCAATCAGGCAAGCATCATCGGCACAGACGCGCGTATTGACCTCGACCGCGTCTGGTACACCGCCACGTCATTCCGCACGACAACGACGGCCGGCGATGTTCTCGAGGAGTTCACAAGCGAGGTGAGCGGCAGGGGAATGCACTACCAGGCCCTCGAGCTCGAGCGCCTTGTCGCTGCAGGCGAGACCGCAGGCAGCATCCTCTCCCCACGCGAGTCCGTCGAGATTATGGGAGTGCTCGACGAAGTGCGTCGGCAGATCGGCGTGATCTACCCAAGCGAGCACTGA
- the tmk gene encoding dTMP kinase, whose amino-acid sequence MSGLFITLEGGDGVGKSTQAQLLEQWFVGLGRTVVRTREPGGTDVGEQIREIVLHHRGDIASRAEALLYAADRAHHVATKVRPALEAGDVVIQDRYIDSSVAYQGAGRVLSGDTIRDLSLWAVEGLLPDLTVLLDLDEAAARERLDAAQKRFDRLEAEKAEFHARVRAAYLKLAASDPRFIVLDASRAPDAIAADVRARVETLLS is encoded by the coding sequence ATGAGCGGCCTGTTCATTACGCTCGAAGGCGGCGATGGCGTGGGCAAGTCGACCCAGGCGCAGCTCCTTGAGCAGTGGTTCGTCGGGCTCGGCCGCACCGTCGTGCGCACGCGCGAGCCCGGCGGCACCGACGTGGGGGAGCAGATTCGCGAGATCGTTCTGCACCACAGGGGCGACATTGCGTCGCGCGCCGAGGCGCTGCTGTATGCGGCCGATCGCGCGCACCACGTTGCAACGAAGGTGCGCCCAGCGCTCGAGGCCGGCGACGTTGTGATTCAGGACCGCTACATCGACTCGTCCGTCGCCTACCAGGGTGCAGGCCGCGTGCTCTCGGGAGACACGATTCGCGACCTTTCGCTGTGGGCCGTCGAAGGACTGCTTCCCGACCTCACCGTGCTGCTCGACCTCGACGAGGCGGCAGCGCGCGAACGTCTGGATGCCGCCCAGAAGCGGTTCGACAGGCTCGAGGCCGAGAAGGCGGAGTTTCACGCGCGCGTTCGTGCGGCATACCTCAAGCTGGCAGCATCCGACCCTCGCTTCATTGTGCTCGATGCGTCACGTGCGCCAGACGCGATTGCGGCAGATGTGCGTGCCCGGGTGGAGACGCTGCTTTCCTAG